A stretch of the Bacillus sp. FJAT-18017 genome encodes the following:
- a CDS encoding acetylxylan esterase, giving the protein MLLFENQLKEFENYLPALTKKEDFDSFWKDSLKEAAEIPLNSVLEEMDYGIKQIRAYVVSYQGFGGNPIHGYYILPRDLSGQVPCVICYHGYGSDKGSISNYMKWVIQGYAVLAIDTRGHGASGDVSGYTTGTNGTWVLHGILDKHEYYYRKVYIDNKRAIDFVVSRPEIDKNRICTYGASMGGGIALAVAALDQRPKLVIADVPNMCNIELAIQQKLEGSLVSLENYLAKYPEKVHHIFDNLSYFDNLNFASMIKSKIRISAALKDPICPPQTIYGVYNHIPADKSMVVHPFSGHNAPSLTAHLDETLSFVNEHL; this is encoded by the coding sequence TTGCTATTGTTTGAAAACCAATTGAAAGAGTTTGAAAACTATTTGCCTGCTTTAACCAAAAAGGAGGATTTTGATTCTTTTTGGAAGGATAGTCTAAAAGAAGCTGCTGAAATCCCGTTAAATAGTGTTCTGGAGGAAATGGACTATGGGATTAAGCAGATAAGGGCCTATGTTGTTTCCTACCAAGGGTTTGGGGGAAATCCGATACACGGATATTATATTCTTCCCCGGGATCTAAGCGGCCAGGTGCCTTGTGTCATTTGTTATCACGGTTATGGTAGTGACAAAGGGTCTATCTCGAATTATATGAAATGGGTTATCCAGGGGTACGCAGTTCTGGCCATTGATACGAGGGGCCATGGAGCTAGCGGGGATGTTTCAGGCTATACGACAGGGACCAATGGAACATGGGTATTGCATGGTATTTTAGATAAACACGAGTATTATTATCGAAAGGTTTATATAGATAATAAACGTGCAATTGATTTTGTTGTTTCACGGCCGGAAATCGATAAAAACCGTATTTGTACATATGGTGCAAGCATGGGCGGGGGAATAGCGCTAGCGGTAGCAGCTTTAGATCAGCGGCCCAAGCTCGTCATTGCGGATGTACCGAATATGTGCAATATTGAGCTGGCCATTCAGCAAAAACTCGAAGGATCACTCGTTAGCCTTGAAAATTATTTAGCGAAGTATCCAGAAAAGGTACACCACATATTCGACAATCTATCTTACTTTGATAATCTGAACTTCGCCTCTATGATTAAAAGCAAAATTCGGATTTCAGCCGCGCTAAAGGATCCAATTTGTCCTCCGCAAACGATATACGGAGTATACAACCACATTCCAGCAGACAAGAGCATGGTCGTCCACCCGTTTTCAGGGCATAACGCACCAAGTCTAACAGCTCATCTTGATGAAACGCTTTCCTTTGTGAATGAACACCTCTGA